One Malus domestica chromosome 11, GDT2T_hap1 genomic region harbors:
- the LOC103430163 gene encoding protein SRG1-like, protein MEKTTSARKSLYGGSLHVPSVQEFVKKPILTIPPRYLQPHYQDGEHEMIINSDHHAHQIPSIDMQKLLSQQSTNSEAELARLHFACKEWGFFQLVNHGVSSSVLEKMKTETQEFFNLPMEEKKKFSQQPGDIEGYGQAFVVSEDQKLDWSDMFFLTTLPVQLRKPHLLPKLPSPFRETLETYSSELKNLAMTILSQMEKALQMEAKEVTNIFEGGLQAVRVNYYPPCPQPGKVLGLPPHSDGGALTILLQVNEMDGLQVKKDGIWVPVKPLPDAFIVNIGDVLEIITNGTYRSIEHRATVNSEKERLSIATFYNPRVDGEIGPASSLITKQTPAAFKRLSVEEYFKGFFERKLHEKSFLDELRIK, encoded by the exons ATGGAAAAAACGACATCTGCCAGGAAGAGCTTGTACGGTGGTTCTCTTCATGTTCCTAGTGTTCAAGAATTCGTAAAGAAGCCAATACTCACAATCCCACCAAGATACTTACAGCCTCATTATCAAGATGGTGAGCATGAGATGATCATCAATTCTGATCATCATGCTCATCAAATACCATCCATTGACATGCAGAAATTGCTTTCCCAACAATCAACCAATTCTGAAGCTGAACTAGCCAGGCTCCATTTTGCTTGCAAAGAGTGGGGTTTTTTCCAG TTGGTAAACCATGGTGTGAGCTCTTCCGTGTTGGAGAAAATGAAGACAGAAACTCAAGAGTTCTTCAACCTACCCatggaagagaagaaaaagttcTCGCAACAGCCAGGAGACATTGAAGGTTATGGACAAGCATTTGTAGTTTCTGAAGACCAAAAACTCGATTGGTCTGACATGTTCTTCTTGACCACCCTTCCTGTCCAATTGAGGAAGCCTCACCTACTCCCAAAGCTCCCTTCTCCTTTCAG AGAGACTTTAGAAACTTACTCATCGGAACTGAAAAACCTAGCCATGACTATCCTATCACAAATGGAAAAAGCTTTGCAGATGGAAGCCAAGGAAGTAACCAACATATTCGAAGGTGGATTGCAAGCGGTGAGGGTCAACTATTACCCTCCATGTCCTCAGCCGGGGAAAGTCCTCGGTCTGCCCCCTCACTCTGATGGTGGAGCTCTCACCATCCTCCTACAAGTCAATGAAATGGATGGCCTCCAAGTGAAGAAAGATGGGATTTGGGTTCCAGTGAAGCCACTACCGGATGCCTTTATTGTGAATATTGGAGACGTTCTAGAG ATTATAACAAATGGGACGTATCGTAGCATTGAACATCGTGCAACTGTGAACTCTGAAAAAGAAAGGCTCTCAATCGCCACATTTTACAACCCCAGAGTTGATGGTGAAATCGGCCCGGCCTCTAGCTTGATCACTAAGCAAACACCTGCAGCATTTAAAAGGCTGAGTGTTGAAGAATATTTCAAAGGTTTTTTTGAACGTAAGCTTCATGAAAAGTCTTTTCTTGACGAATTGCGGATTAAGTAA
- the LOC139189552 gene encoding protein SRG1-like, whose translation MVAKDGLKIPNGCQRWPKNSLKSDWSAEKLEILLETGLLTNVVLVVDYNLSCVFTVVDELFFLLVVLGLTPHSDGGAFTILLQVNEMDGLQVKKDGIWVPVKSLPDAFIVNIGDVLDIITKGTYRSIEHRATVNSEKERLSIATFYNPRVDGEIGPASSLITE comes from the exons atggttgccaaaGATGGCCTGAAAATTCCaaatggttgccagagatggccgaaaaatagcctgaaaagTGACTGGTCCGCGGAAAAACTGGAAATCTTactggaaactgg ATTACTAACGAACGTAGTACTCGTGGTGGATTACaatctatcatgcgtattcacTGTGGTAGATGAGcttttttttctactagtggtCCTCGGTCTGACCCCTCACTCTGATGGTGGAGCTTTCACCATCCTCCTACAAGTCAATGAAATGGATGGCCTCCAAGTGAAGAAAGATGGGATTTGGGTTCCTGTGAAGTCACTACCGGATGCCTTTATTGTGAATATTGGAGACGTTCTAGAT ATTATAACAAAAGGGACGTATCGTAGCATTGAACATCGTGCAACTGTGAACTCTGAAAAAGAAAGGCTCTCAATCGCCACATTTTACAACCCCAGAGTTGATGGTGAAATCGGCCCGGCCTCTAGCTTGATCACTGAGTAA
- the LOC103408063 gene encoding uncharacterized protein translates to MMKDYFIERSRFPAHDFWKRFRMRREHFESILNAVINHDHYFARRLDAAGRQGLSPHQNLTSAFRMLVNGCSINSTDEYCRLAKSTAIENLKRFYKTIEGIYGATYLHNPNREDLKRLLRKVDKKGFPSMIGSLDCMHWEWKNYPTGWASQFNGCHNKLTIVLEVVASYDTWIWHVFFGVPGSNNDINVLWSSHLLENVVNGWAP, encoded by the coding sequence ATGATGAAAGATTATTTCATCGAGCGTTCGAGATTTCCTGCTCATGATTTTTGGAAACGGTTTCGGATGAGGAGAGAGCATTTTGAAAGCATCTTGAACGCAGTTATCAATCATGACCACTACTTTGCAAGGAGGCTAGATGCCGCAGGCCGACAAGGTCTATCACCTCATCAGAATCTCACATCTGCTTTTCGCATGCTAGTTAATGGGTGCTCTATAAACTCAACTGATGAGTATTGCCGACTTGCAAAAAGTACTGCTATTGAGAACTTGAAGCGCTTCTATAAGACAATTGAAGGCATATATGGAGCCACATACCTCCACAACCCAAATCGTGAAGACTTGAAGAGGCTTTTACGCAAAGTAGACAAAAAAGGATTCCCTAGCATGATAGGAAGTCTCGATTGTATGCATTGGGAGTGGAAGAATTATCCTACTGGTTGGGCTAGTCAATTCAATGGCTGTCATAACAAGCTAACCATCGTGCTCGAGGTTGTGGCGTCTTATgacacatggatttggcatgttTTCTTCGGCGTTCCTGGATCAAACAATGATATCAACGTTCTTTGGTCTTCTCATTTGCTCGAAAATGTTGTCAATGGATGGGCACCATAA
- the LOC103430164 gene encoding protein SRG1-like: MEEKASAGKSMYGSSLLVPSVQELVKKPVTTIPPRYIQHHHQDGNQEHEMTINSDYHAHQIPSIDVQKLLSQESTISDSELARLHFACKEWGFFQLVNHGVSSSLVGKIRTEIQDFFNLPTEEKKKFWQQPGDVEGFGQAFVVSEDQKLDWADIFFLNTLPVQLRRPHLFPKLPSPFRETLETYSLELKNLAMTIISHMEKALQTEAKEVTNLFEDGLQAMRMNYYPPCPQPETVIGLTPHSDAIGLTVLLQINEMDGLQVKKDGIWVPVKPLPDAFIVNIGDILEIITNGTYRSIEHRATVNSEKERLSVATFYSPRFGAEIGPASSLITEQTPAAYTRVAIEEYFKAFFERKLNGKSFLDEMKIKYNVKQ, from the exons ATGGAAGAAAAGGCATCTGCCGGGAAGAGCATGTACGGTAGTTCTCTTCTTGTGCCTAGTGTTCAAGAATTAGTAAAAAAGCCAGTAACCACAATCCCACCAAGATACATACAGCATCATCATCAAGATGGTAACCAAGAGCATGAGATGACCATCAATTCTGATTATCATGCTCATCAAATACCATCCATTGACGTGCAGAAATTGCTTTCCCAAGAATCAACCATTTCTGATTCTGAACTAGCCAGGCTCCATTTTGCTTGCAAAGAATGGGGTTTCTTCCAG TTGGTAAACCATGGTGTGAGCTCTTCCTTGGTGGGGAAAATAAGGACAGAAATTCAAGACTTCTTCAACCTACCCacggaagagaagaaaaagtttTGGCAACAGCCAGGAGacgtggaaggttttggacaagcCTTTGTAGTTTCTGAAGACCAAAAACTCGACTGGGCTGACATTTTCTTCTTGAACACCCTTCCTGTCCAATTGAGGAGGCCTCACCTATTCCCAAAGCTCCCTTCTCCTTTCAG AGAGACTTTAGAAACTTACTCATTGGAACTGAAAAACCTAGCCATGACTATAATATCACACATGGAAAAAGCTTTGCAGACGGAAGCCAAGGAAGTGACCAACTTATTCGAAGATGGATTGCAAGCGATGAGGATGAACTATTACCCTCCGTGTCCTCAGCCGGAGACAGTCATCGGTCTGACCCCTCACTCTGATGCTATAGGCCTCACCGTCCTCCTACAAATCAACGAAATGGATGGCCTCCAAGTAAAGAAGGATGGGATTTGGGTTCCTGTGAAGCCACTACCAGATGCCTTTATTGTGAATATTGGAGACATTCTAGAG ATTATAACAAATGGGACGTATCGTAGCATTGAGCATCGTGCAACTGTGAACTCTGAAAAAGAAAGGCTCTCAGTCGCCACATTTTACTCCCCCAGATTTGGTGCTGAGATTGGCCCGGCCTCCAGCTTGATCACTGAGCAAACACCTGCAGCATACACAAGGGTGGCAATTGAAGAATATTTCAAAGCGTTTTTTGAACGTAAGCTTAATGGAAAGTCTTTTCTTGACGAAATGAAGATTAAGTATAATGTTAAGCAGTAG